The genomic DNA acacaattatatattaggcttaaaaaaaaattcattttaattttgtatttaaccATAAACAagagaattaaaatatatatattttttaattatatatattttttaaaagaaaaacgataaaaatattttcgtaTCTTggtttatgaaaaaattagaaaaattcttattcgtacaaattttttatgtgtgAAAATAACTTTTccaattaaaaatgtacgttttctaataaaacaaattattataaaaaccCCATAAATATGTGggaagaaaattaaaatttttttataatttagtagcgatttcttataattatataataaatttaaattcaatgtgctaataataataattatatgtcaCATACACGACATTTTTAACGgaacaaaaatgtaaaaaaaactttaaaatgtgaatttattttgaataattttatagaaaatttaaaattaaaaaaaaaaattttttgttctattatcttatatttaaaaatattttttctattatattttattttctattcattttattataaaatttttagaatttaaattaatcctaaaaataaaatgaaaatgggTACATTAAGAATTattacgtatttttttttatgatatcgTAGTTTTATTATGATGCTTAACCccacttttttatttttttatgcatatattaatgaaacatagatttcttatttttacagTAGAATTTGCCCATATATGagatttaatattttgtctTTATTCAAAAtggtattttttatattgaagAAATTAAAGAGCATAATTTAAATCCTTGAATTAtgtaataacatataaaatcataatttttttttgttctaccaaaaaaaaaaaaaacaaatattaatgcgttaatagtaatattatatatgcctatttttaaatgttaaattctttatttctttacattttattttaaaaatacatattttgattatatattgttattatttcgtAATAGTACTAATTTATTATTGATATAAttgtaattaaataaataaatgattgcatattttattgaatttatagtaaatatattataaatgagTATATGAAAATGAACTTCATAACATATTATAAGATGATAAAAcccataaaatttaaaagaaaaaaaatttttattttttgttaaagattaaattattttgtttttaatttttataatgaagGATAATACTATGAAACaatttctacatttttttttatttttaaattcaaatTTGTTTAGTAATTGCATTatagaaattttttcttttttgtttggTAGAGAATTATTAGTAGTACTgatgaattaaaattaataagaatatgttttacatttttaataattattgttttagtaatataattatgtaacttaaataggaaaaaatttttaattaaatgcaattttttcctttttacgtgaatatttatataataattatatttgtacGAGGGATCTAAAATgtcttaaattttaaaataatagaaaaaaaaaatgaccaaaaaaaaatataactcaACAATCATTGAGAGTTATCAAAGGAGCTACCAAATAGATAGAAACtctattattaaaaaggatTCAGAAGATTTAAAGAAGTATCATATGGAAGATAAAACGaacaaaatattctttatttttattaaagttaTTACTGttgttttaatttgttcatctaattatgatgatgaagtaatatgataattttagtaacacataaaaatttttacgtaatttcttaaatgtatattttccttttaaaacaaatattatattaatataaaaataaatgtttttgtTTGACATAATTGttcattataatttgtatagGCTACGAACGATGGTAAATCATGGTTTaagaaaacaaatttaaataatgaattaaatgtAAGATGTAACAGAAAGTTAACTGAAGGAATCTCAGATATTGAAAAAagatatgaatatataaacgaACAACTAGAAAGGTTGTTGAAATATGATGATAATTCCCttttaaaaaacttaaaaagattaaaaaataattccacttttaaaaatgaatcaTGCGAATCATTAGAAAATGATCATTTTAAGgatagttataataataaatctaTGAATAAGGATAATTTGGAAAACAGACATATTcttgataataataataaaaaatcatcTAAAACATCTAAATATTATGGAAAATATGATGATATATCTTCtgaatttttaaagtataaaaaGATTTCTGATGAtgaatttaataaatcaaaatcTGGTGATCAATTTAAGGAAGGAATAAGTGTAATgggaaaaaacaatataaaattggTTAATCAAGATAATGCGTTAAGGTACTATAAGGAATTTAAAAATCAAAAAGGTAAATCAAAAATGGACAAtgattttgaaaataaatttaaaagaacaaaacaCAATGAAGATGATGACACAGAAGATTATGAATTTAGACATAATGACAATTCTGTTTGGGAGGTTGAACCATTAAAGCATTACGATGAATTTAAAAGTCAGGTTGATGAATCAAAATTTGATGAAGATTTTAAAAATCAATTTGgtgaaaaaaaacataaagaaaatgtaaagaatctatcatataattttgaaaataatgatgaaTTTGGCAGTGAATTTGATACtttaaatgataatgaaaattcGAAGAAGCAATTTGATGAATTTAAATATAGCCTTGATGACATTAGAAATCATAATGAGTTAATAGAGAACGGGAGCTCACCTAAAACATTGGATGAATCACAATGCGATATTGACTTTAGTGCTGAATATAAAACGATAATGAAACATGCTAATGATGATGACAAACGACATGATGcagtaaattattataaagagtttaaaaaagaagttGATAACTCAATACTTGAAGAGGGCTTTAAGAACAACGTCGGTAGAATAAGACCAGATAATAAGGATAACATACAActtaataaacataaatctaatgataatgataagaATCAAccaaataaatcaaaaactTATGATAATGAAGAGAACGGTAGTAATAATTCGCAatttaatgataatgataggaataaatataataaacccCAAACTGATAATACTATTAATAGGCAATGTGATAGGTTAAGAgatgatataaattatgaagaTGGAATTGATGCATCAGAAGCTGATTCTGAGAAGCCATCAActgaattaaaaaaggatgaTGTTTCTGAGAAACGTTATGAGGCATTAGAATGTACTGAAACTGATTTTAACGATCTGTAtgattcattaaaatatgagGATGGTGAACTTGAAAATTTACAATCCacgttaaaaaattataataattcgGACAAACAACCGGATCATTTAATGAAATCTGCCAAATTAAAGAATGAAGGTAAAACAGTGAAAACATCAGATCATTTAAATAGTCCTAAGCGTAGTGgaaattcatataatataataataagagGGGATACTAAAAGGGGAAAACGAATAAAAGAACCAATGTATGAAGAGGATAAAAATTgtaagtttaaaaaaaaaaaaaaattcttgtTTTAAGAGCTTAcgattttataaaaaaattagattcaaattttgaattacaatttatatatttattgaaacGTCATAAACCAAGTGATTTGTTTTTGGTTAAGGGTGAAACAggaattacaaaaatattatattatttgagcaaatataaaataattatccCAATTTTTGTATTACCTTTCGTTGCTGGTGCGCCTTTGGTGACAGGTAATAAAGAACTAGCGTTCGGTTTAATATGTGTACTTattgtaatattaatttattataatattaaatcaCTGAAGTGCCATAGAATAAAAaggattttaaaaaaatttagtaaaagtaataattttaaaatatagtatCTTCGTAAAAgaattgtatttttaattttataaaattaatataattttttgagtGCCCTtcgaattatatttattcgagaataaaaaataaataaaacctatgatttaataataaattttggattatttataaacatatatatatatatatatatatatgtatatatatttctttaaaacaGTTTAACATTTTTGCTAATTTAAGTAGCTTATTTATTGCGCATTcatttataacaaaatatactctcaaaaatattctagtttttcttttttcgtaaaatttatgtgtacaatttatatgaaaactACTGATAAagtatcatatatatgtatatctttgtaaatatatgaatttacttttataattgAAGTATTAAtgctttttatcttttaaaaatatacatgacTGCTTttgttttcaatttttaagaTCTTATTTTAACCAATAATTAATGTATTCTTTAGAAAAATACATgattgtttttgtttttaattattaaaatcttatttaaactaataaataatcttattaacatttttattaaatgaagtGTAATTTGTATTCTGtagtaaatttattaaaagaaaaaaagtttatattttttattgtgtaTTCGTATTTTATAGCCACTATAAGTAGGTGATAGTTCTTTAAAGTGATTCAACTCATAGGATATTTCATTTGATATATAgtacatttattaatattttatatagtttTTAGAGTTTCCCAAATATccctttatattattttttatgtttgttatatattctttGCTTTTAAGAAAGATACATAGACGTGTctattattatgttatgtaccctattttatatctttaggacagttgtaaaattttcaaagatattaacttttatttatttttctagttttttattattttattattttatttcttgatTGTTCTATGtgtaatttttacattagaagactacttatatatatttgtcaGGATAACAAGAATACTATTTCATTCACTCttgatattataaatttattagatGTTGTTACTCTATTTTGTAAGTAATGTTATCCAATTTTGAgtgtttaaaatataagagaAAATTTTTAGAATACCTCATTCCCTTTTGTTAGTGcataatattacataaatttttcttatattgtCTGGATTTGTGTAAAGGTGATCAAAGGAGAGTAATACTATTAAGCctaaaaaaaggcaaaaataaattataattatgtgaaaatatatgtgtgatgattttaaattaatatgaatataaaacatCGAAGATATGTAATAGGGTAGCTTaatgaaaggaaaaatataattatattatggaTATAgattacaaataataatgagttatacaaaatagctaattattaataatatgcatatttaaaaaaaaaagtattaagtATAGTAGTATAATAATATccaataataagaaaaatgctttttaatatttgtgATAATCCATTACATGGAGACAGAcatgaataaataatgaatattaagttcagaaatatattatgaactTCTGATTATAAGATTGAACTATAAgcgtttttataaaaaaattccatATGTAATTAATAGAAGTAGATGAATACGTTCTGGTGTGAATAAATTatctataattattaaaaagttatttGTACAATTTCCACATCAAggaatatacaataaaaaaaaaaaaataatgaaatttatgGAAGAGAGGAAAAACGATCATCATAAAAACTTATTCATCcttagaaaataaaatgttctttttttataaatataagttaaaataacaaaaataaaaagaattaataatctctaaataaattatatagaatatcTTGTATTGTAATTCTTAATTATTGTTATCAgtagaaaatttatttacagtTATTATagtttaaaaagaaaaaataaatataataattgtgctatattccatatttttttaggtcattttattttttttttttttatcttgtgATTTGTGTTGAACAGtgtaaaggaaaaaaaaaaaaaacaggaaTAATAAAGCTGATGTTAAACGAGAAACATTAATtagttaaatttttatatgtgtataattggaaatatattaagggattgaaataaatataataatttaaatacaattgagaatatagttatttttaaagagaAAGCATTGGTAGAACTAGCTAATAATTCCATAAAGgaaatattacaaaagaTATACAATTCTAActattatagaaaaaagtatacaagtataattaataaattaattttaataatatttaattaacaacataaatcataaaataattaatatgttttttgaTATTGTAATACCCTTTGGTTATCATTCATAAACAGAGGAAATAATGTTACAAGTTTCTTAATCACTTTCCTTAAGCATGTTTTAAACGAAGTCACGTGcatttctaaaatataaaaaaatgataacgATATTTAAGAacttatgtattaatattatttatttaaaaatgcttGCTTAGACATTTGGTTTTtacgtatttatttattattacatttaaattaGAAATTCTTTGTTATATGTTTTGACCGACTACCAATGATCATTTAAGTTCTAATCAtgcattttataataaagtgaaatatataacaatagaaaaaattaggaTAATTCTGAGGAgctcttttatattttacataatgaATACAAATGGGATTAAAATGTTAAAGTGTCAATGTATGTGAGATATCAAAAACATGTTAAAactgaaaaaacaaaaaaaaaaaataataaatataaatatatatttatatagttaCATAAACCCAAATTAGAATGATAAACAGAATCATTCAGATAATTCAAAAAccttatataattacatataatacaaagtaaacataattttgttatgtaaaatattttacacatTACTTTAGTAATTTTTGCTACATTATATCAAATATTgtaagataaataaaatgttagTAATTAGTTTATTGTATTCTAAATGTATCATGATGATAGAACCTTTGAAATATTACCATTAATGTGATTATTTCGTTGTACAgtttaatatgttttttaaaatgccTATTTAGTTTATTCGTAATGGAGTTATTaggttatatatttaagtattaagtactattattacataagccttaaaaaagaacataaatGTACGCGTTATAGTATCTTcaaataatttgtaaaaCTAAACACTATTAGCCACAATATTTAAAggaatgtatttatatacccataacataaatgaatatgtgaaaatagaaaaatgcaGAAACatgtataacaaaaaaaaaaaaaattcattaaaaatagcTATTTctactaataaaaataggtTTTACAAGTTCGCTTTTATTGAGTAACAAATGTAATGAAgcagaatatattatatcaagaaaaaagaagaaaaagaatattgacacattatatataaagtataataatataggaAAACTAGATATGTACAAACCTGCTTTTATAGgtgtaaaaaatgaaatgaggTAGTTTTCTAAGGTTTAAATTAgtataaacaaatttataaactttagaatgaaaataatgcATAAAACCAACTGAATGGATACATTGTAAATGAGTCATCATCCTTGTTATGCACATactcatatattattatttaggGATTATCATTAAATAGCAAAAAATGAGGAcgtgtattattttaaaatataggttaaattatgtaaatttgGATGTTTGGCAAATTAAATTTAGAAAAGTTTACATCAGTACAAAGCGGAAGGTACTCAATAGTTGtaagaattaaaattttttttaaaaaaaatttaatataaaacgAATTAACAACTTGTATAAaagtacaattttttttatttgtatgggtatacaaaataattaatgcGTGGTTACATAAAATGTGATGTTTTTGCAGTAGTGTaattatgaaattaaaaattatcgTCGTACAAATAAAGAGTACATCTCGTTAACgttattaatatgtttttaacgcatattatgttattaaaaatgtttatagaattaaaacatattagAAAATACAACTACGgcatttattatatcataaataaaaattattagaataTTAATAGGAATGAATGTATTTTTGATagaatgaaattaaaaaacataaatgttaggcacataaatatgtaagcaaaagaaaagattgaagtaaatgtatatttcctgcaatatcaaaaaaaaaagaaaagaaaaaaatttataattatttttcagtatatttttaagagttcagaaaacatatatacaataaaaaattgtttcgataattttaataaggCATTAATTTACATGCATAGATAATAAAGAGTTGCAAAGTAACACATTTAAgagtaacaacaataatgCATATACGCTTAAGTAATAACTTTTTACTAAAATAACGTGTTATGccaaatatttttagtaaGTTCTTGTGTTCTCTTTCattaatgtataatttatgATTTTAATACAAGATATACAATATTTACACTTATATAATACacatattatttctttattatataatgtaaaataataaagtgtACAATAACTAAAAAAACCAACAAAAATTacgtacataaaatattttataaccttatattgtatgtatatgctgTATGAGTGTCGaatgatttatatatataaaaataattataaagagtacaattttgttttactcattataataatagtacgaaacatataataaaatatgtagatTAAGAATATATGTGTTAAATGTTTctagtaaaataattttgtaccCATactgtataaataatatatttgcaaaATGTAGTGTAGTAATGTAAcaatatacttatattttgtagttaatgaattttttaataattttacttttgcGCTCATTGTAAATTCAAAAAGAACTATtagaatttaaattattatgattagtatatataaacctTATTTAATTAGACCTTTacttttattcatatatattcatgagACGAACATtgtacttatataaataaacccACACAGTACTATACTTTTATAACATAttcacttttattttttttcattatactttttaaatgtattatttaacttatttatg from Plasmodium brasilianum strain Bolivian I chromosome 10, whole genome shotgun sequence includes the following:
- a CDS encoding hypothetical protein (Plasmodium exported protein) — its product is MTKKKYNSTIIESYQRSYQIDRNSIIKKDSEDLKKYHMEDKTNKIFFIFIKVITVVLICSSNYDDEATNDGKSWFKKTNLNNELNVRCNRKLTEGISDIEKRYEYINEQLERLLKYDDNSLLKNLKRLKNNSTFKNESCESLENDHFKDSYNNKSMNKDNLENRHILDNNNKKSSKTSKYYGKYDDISSEFLKYKKISDDEFNKSKSGDQFKEGISVMGKNNIKLVNQDNALRYYKEFKNQKGKSKMDNDFENKFKRTKHNEDDDTEDYEFRHNDNSVWEVEPLKHYDEFKSQVDESKFDEDFKNQFGEKKHKENVKNLSYNFENNDEFGSEFDTLNDNENSKKQFDEFKYSLDDIRNHNELIENGSSPKTLDESQCDIDFSAEYKTIMKHANDDDKRHDAVNYYKEFKKEVDNSILEEGFKNNVGRIRPDNKDNIQLNKHKSNDNDKNQPNKSKTYDNEENGSNNSQFNDNDRNKYNKPQTDNTINRQCDRLRDDINYEDGIDASEADSEKPSTELKKDDVSEKRYEALECTETDFNDLYDSLKYEDGELENLQSTLKNYNNSDKQPDHLMKSAKLKNEGKTVKTSDHLNSPKRSGNSYNIIIRGDTKRGKRIKEPMYEEDKNCNKELAFGLICVLIVILIYYNIKSLKCHRIKRILKKFSKSNNFKI